One window of Salvelinus fontinalis isolate EN_2023a chromosome 19, ASM2944872v1, whole genome shotgun sequence genomic DNA carries:
- the LOC129816855 gene encoding radixin-like isoform X1 translates to MTGKAMKRKDWIGERKAERRKEEGTGVINVRVTTMDAELEFAIQPNTTGKQLFDQVVKTVGLREVWFFGLQYTDSKGYSTWLKLNKKVTQQDVKKENPLQFKFRAKFFPEDVSEELIQEITQRLFFLQVKEAILNDENYCPPETAVLLASYSVQAKYADYNRDVHKPGYLTSDRLLPQRVLEQHKLTKEQWEDRIQTWHEEHTGMLREDSVMEYLKIAQDLEMYGVNYFEIKNKKGTELWLGVDALGLNIYEHEDKLTPKIGFPWSEIRNISFNDKKFVIKPIDKKAPDFVFYAPRLRINKRVLALCMGNHELYMRRRKPDTIEVQQMKAQAREEKHHKQMERAQLENEKKKRAHAEKEREKMEKEKDELIERLKQIEEQTLKAQKELEDQTRRALELDQERKRAKEEAERLEKEKQAAEEAKAALVQQAADQMKNQEQLAAELGEFTAKIALLEEAKRKKEEEATEWQHKAISAQEDLEKTKEELKSVMSSPPAPEHDEEDETNAEGSTELHSDGVTSHHSEEERITEAQKNERVKEQLQALSSELAQARDDTKKTQNDMLHAENVKAGRDKYKTLRQIRQGNTKQRIDEFESM, encoded by the exons ATGACAGGAAAGGCGATGAAAAGAAAGGACTGGATTGGTGAGAggaaggcagagaggagaaaggaagagGGGACAGGAGTG atCAATGTGcgtgtcaccaccatggatgcaGAGCTGGAGTTTGCCATTCAGCCCAACACCACCGGCAAACAGCTCTTTGACCAG GTGGTGAAGACAGTGGGCCTCCGGGAGGTGTGGTTCTTTGGCCTGCAGTACACAGACAGTAAAGGTTACAGCACGTGGCTCAAACTCAATAAGAAGGTGACGCAGCAGGATGTAAAAAAGGAGAACCCTCTGCAGTTCAAGTTCAGAGCCAAGTTCTTCCCTGAGGACGTGTCTGAGGAACTCATCCAGGAGATTACGCAGAGACTCTTCTTCctgcag GTGAAGGAGGCCATCCTGAACGATGAGAACTACTGTCCTCCAGAGACTGCCGTGTTGctggcctcctactctgtccagGCCAAGTATGCAGACTACAACAGAGACGTCCACAAGCCTGGTTACCTCACCTCCGACCGCCTGCTGCCACAGAG AGTGTTGGAGCAGCATAAGTTGACTAAGGAACAGTGGGAGGACAGAATACAGACCTGGCATGAGGAACACACAGGCATGCTCAG AGAGGACTCAGTGATGGAGTATCTGAAGATAGCCCAGGACCTGGAAATGTATGGAGTGAACTACTTTGAGATCAAGAACAAGAAGGGAACCGAGTTGTGGCTGGGTGTGGATGCACTGGGACTCAATATCTACGAACATGAGGACAA GTTGACACCAAAGATTGGCTTCCCCTGGAGCGAGATCAGAAACATCTCCTTCAATGACAAAAAGTTTGTCATCAAACCCATCGACAAGAAAGCCCCA gaCTTTGTGTTCTACGCGCCACGGTTGCGGATCAACAAGCGTGTCCTGGCGCTGTGCATGGGGAACCACGAACTGTACATGAGGAGGAGGAAGCCTGACACCATCGAGGTGCAGCAGATGAAGGCCCAGGCCCGGGAGGAGAAACACCACAAACAGATGGAGAG AGCCCAGCTAGAAAACGAGAAGAAAAAACGAGCGCacgcagagaaagagagggagaagatggagaaagagaaggatgAGCTGATCGAGAGACTCAAACAGATTGAGGAACAGACGCTAAAGGCCCAGAAag AGCTGGAGGATCAGACACGCAGGGCCCTGgagttggaccaggagaggaagagagcgaaggaggaggcagagaggttggagaaagagaaacaggcaGCAGAGGAGGCCAAGGCAGCGCTGGTTCAACAGGCTGCTGACCAGATGAAGAACCAGGAACAACTG GCCGCTGAGCTAGGAGAATTCACCGCCAAAATCGCTCTGCTTGAGGAGGCCAAAAGGAAAAAGGAAGAGGAAGCGACAGAATGGCAACACAAA GCCATCTCAGCCCAGGAGGACCTGGAGAAGACTAAAGAGGAGCTGAagtctgtgatgtcatcaccccCTGCGCCAGAGCACGATGAGGAGGATGAGACAAACGCTGAGGGTAGCACCGAGCTGCACAGTGATGGGGTCACCAGCCACCACAGCGAGGAGGAACGTATCACAGAGGCCCAGAAGAACGAACGCGTCAAGGAACAGCTGCAG gcTCTGAGTTCAGAGTTGGCCCAGGCGAGGGACGACACCAAGAAGACCCAGAATGACATGCTACATGCGGAGAACGTGAAGGCTGGGAGGGACAAGTACAAGACCCTGCGTCAGATCCGCCAGGGCAACACCAAGCAGCGCATCGACGAGTTTGAGTCCATGTGA
- the LOC129816855 gene encoding radixin-like isoform X2, with the protein MPKPINVRVTTMDAELEFAIQPNTTGKQLFDQVVKTVGLREVWFFGLQYTDSKGYSTWLKLNKKVTQQDVKKENPLQFKFRAKFFPEDVSEELIQEITQRLFFLQVKEAILNDENYCPPETAVLLASYSVQAKYADYNRDVHKPGYLTSDRLLPQRVLEQHKLTKEQWEDRIQTWHEEHTGMLREDSVMEYLKIAQDLEMYGVNYFEIKNKKGTELWLGVDALGLNIYEHEDKLTPKIGFPWSEIRNISFNDKKFVIKPIDKKAPDFVFYAPRLRINKRVLALCMGNHELYMRRRKPDTIEVQQMKAQAREEKHHKQMERAQLENEKKKRAHAEKEREKMEKEKDELIERLKQIEEQTLKAQKELEDQTRRALELDQERKRAKEEAERLEKEKQAAEEAKAALVQQAADQMKNQEQLAAELGEFTAKIALLEEAKRKKEEEATEWQHKAISAQEDLEKTKEELKSVMSSPPAPEHDEEDETNAEGSTELHSDGVTSHHSEEERITEAQKNERVKEQLQALSSELAQARDDTKKTQNDMLHAENVKAGRDKYKTLRQIRQGNTKQRIDEFESM; encoded by the exons ATGCCCAAACCG atCAATGTGcgtgtcaccaccatggatgcaGAGCTGGAGTTTGCCATTCAGCCCAACACCACCGGCAAACAGCTCTTTGACCAG GTGGTGAAGACAGTGGGCCTCCGGGAGGTGTGGTTCTTTGGCCTGCAGTACACAGACAGTAAAGGTTACAGCACGTGGCTCAAACTCAATAAGAAGGTGACGCAGCAGGATGTAAAAAAGGAGAACCCTCTGCAGTTCAAGTTCAGAGCCAAGTTCTTCCCTGAGGACGTGTCTGAGGAACTCATCCAGGAGATTACGCAGAGACTCTTCTTCctgcag GTGAAGGAGGCCATCCTGAACGATGAGAACTACTGTCCTCCAGAGACTGCCGTGTTGctggcctcctactctgtccagGCCAAGTATGCAGACTACAACAGAGACGTCCACAAGCCTGGTTACCTCACCTCCGACCGCCTGCTGCCACAGAG AGTGTTGGAGCAGCATAAGTTGACTAAGGAACAGTGGGAGGACAGAATACAGACCTGGCATGAGGAACACACAGGCATGCTCAG AGAGGACTCAGTGATGGAGTATCTGAAGATAGCCCAGGACCTGGAAATGTATGGAGTGAACTACTTTGAGATCAAGAACAAGAAGGGAACCGAGTTGTGGCTGGGTGTGGATGCACTGGGACTCAATATCTACGAACATGAGGACAA GTTGACACCAAAGATTGGCTTCCCCTGGAGCGAGATCAGAAACATCTCCTTCAATGACAAAAAGTTTGTCATCAAACCCATCGACAAGAAAGCCCCA gaCTTTGTGTTCTACGCGCCACGGTTGCGGATCAACAAGCGTGTCCTGGCGCTGTGCATGGGGAACCACGAACTGTACATGAGGAGGAGGAAGCCTGACACCATCGAGGTGCAGCAGATGAAGGCCCAGGCCCGGGAGGAGAAACACCACAAACAGATGGAGAG AGCCCAGCTAGAAAACGAGAAGAAAAAACGAGCGCacgcagagaaagagagggagaagatggagaaagagaaggatgAGCTGATCGAGAGACTCAAACAGATTGAGGAACAGACGCTAAAGGCCCAGAAag AGCTGGAGGATCAGACACGCAGGGCCCTGgagttggaccaggagaggaagagagcgaaggaggaggcagagaggttggagaaagagaaacaggcaGCAGAGGAGGCCAAGGCAGCGCTGGTTCAACAGGCTGCTGACCAGATGAAGAACCAGGAACAACTG GCCGCTGAGCTAGGAGAATTCACCGCCAAAATCGCTCTGCTTGAGGAGGCCAAAAGGAAAAAGGAAGAGGAAGCGACAGAATGGCAACACAAA GCCATCTCAGCCCAGGAGGACCTGGAGAAGACTAAAGAGGAGCTGAagtctgtgatgtcatcaccccCTGCGCCAGAGCACGATGAGGAGGATGAGACAAACGCTGAGGGTAGCACCGAGCTGCACAGTGATGGGGTCACCAGCCACCACAGCGAGGAGGAACGTATCACAGAGGCCCAGAAGAACGAACGCGTCAAGGAACAGCTGCAG gcTCTGAGTTCAGAGTTGGCCCAGGCGAGGGACGACACCAAGAAGACCCAGAATGACATGCTACATGCGGAGAACGTGAAGGCTGGGAGGGACAAGTACAAGACCCTGCGTCAGATCCGCCAGGGCAACACCAAGCAGCGCATCGACGAGTTTGAGTCCATGTGA